A single genomic interval of Terriglobus albidus harbors:
- a CDS encoding acyltransferase family protein, translating to MSPTTIPLQTPVPVVAGNTDITLPENRIFYPALDGIRTVAFLMVFAQHYLSIPWGWSGVDLFFVLSGFLITGILYDSRNDTHRVRNFYVRRSLRIFPLYYSVMLVLLLAQPVAHWNWSKTWIVWPAYLGNFARFLGPSQYGDPVQALGDFQLRGFIGHHSLQLNLGHFWSLCIEEQFYLVWPWLVFWICDRRKLASICALSVPVALSLRLAGHAFLPGWMLDNEVLYRATPFRIDALLFGGLLALAIRSRWKQALLTLSRYLFPALLALLALWGVFSPYGHIWRHHYQYPAWHFTWGLTAIDFIAGSMILVAIQPQCVVHRLMNVRALRALGRITYGLYVFHDIPHNAYAALADRLIPVRNASTAHDLYARSLETRCLTALLALLATIVLAWLSYRFLESPILNLKERWTIRGSANRKLRASVIATPMDLA from the coding sequence GTGAGTCCCACGACAATCCCTCTGCAGACCCCCGTCCCTGTTGTCGCCGGCAACACCGATATAACTCTGCCAGAAAACCGGATCTTCTATCCCGCGCTCGATGGCATCCGGACCGTCGCCTTCCTCATGGTGTTCGCTCAGCATTATCTGTCGATTCCATGGGGCTGGTCGGGAGTCGATCTTTTCTTCGTCCTTTCCGGATTTCTCATCACGGGAATCCTGTACGACAGCCGCAACGACACACACCGGGTTCGTAACTTTTACGTGCGCCGCTCCCTGCGCATCTTTCCCCTTTACTACTCGGTCATGCTCGTTCTCCTGCTAGCTCAACCGGTCGCCCACTGGAACTGGAGCAAAACCTGGATTGTGTGGCCGGCCTACCTCGGCAACTTCGCGCGATTCCTCGGACCTTCGCAATACGGCGATCCGGTGCAGGCATTGGGAGACTTCCAGTTGCGCGGCTTCATCGGACATCACTCCCTGCAACTCAATCTTGGCCACTTCTGGTCGCTCTGCATCGAAGAGCAGTTCTATCTCGTCTGGCCATGGCTTGTGTTCTGGATCTGCGACCGCAGGAAGCTCGCTTCCATCTGCGCCTTATCCGTCCCTGTTGCACTGTCTTTGCGGCTTGCTGGTCACGCCTTTCTGCCTGGATGGATGCTCGACAACGAGGTTCTCTACCGCGCCACTCCATTCCGCATCGACGCCCTTCTTTTCGGCGGGCTCCTTGCCCTCGCTATCCGCAGCCGCTGGAAACAAGCCCTGCTCACCCTGTCCAGGTATCTCTTTCCCGCGCTTCTGGCGCTTCTGGCTCTCTGGGGTGTCTTCAGTCCGTATGGCCATATCTGGCGCCACCACTATCAATATCCGGCTTGGCATTTCACCTGGGGTCTGACGGCCATCGATTTTATTGCGGGATCGATGATCCTCGTCGCCATCCAGCCTCAGTGCGTTGTCCACCGACTCATGAATGTCCGTGCTCTTCGGGCCCTCGGGCGGATCACCTATGGCCTCTATGTCTTCCATGACATCCCGCACAACGCCTACGCCGCGCTGGCCGACCGCCTCATTCCCGTCCGGAATGCCAGTACTGCTCACGACCTGTACGCAAGGTCTCTGGAAACCCGATGCCTCACTGCTCTTCTGGCTCTGCTTGCCACGATAGTGCTGGCCTGGCTGAGCTACCGCTTCCTCGAAAGTCCCATTCTCAATCTCAAGGAACGCTGGACGATCCGAGGTTCCGCCAACAGAAAGCTCCGAGCATCTGTAATTGCAACGCCGATGGATTTGGCATAA